A window from Gopherus evgoodei ecotype Sinaloan lineage chromosome 24, rGopEvg1_v1.p, whole genome shotgun sequence encodes these proteins:
- the PCP4L1 gene encoding Purkinje cell protein 4-like protein 1 isoform X3, with protein MSQLSSNESPAPSQAPGSEEKAKAENAKKVVEEEEEEIDIDLNAPETEKAALAIQGKFRRFQKRKKDPSP; from the exons CTCAGCTCCAATGAGTCAccagcccccagccaggctcctggcaGCGAGGAGAAAG CCAAAGCCGAGAACGCCAAgaaggtggtggaggaggaggaggaggagatagaCATCGACCTGAACGCGCCCGAGACTGAGAAGGCCGCGCTTGCCATCCAGGGCAAGTTCCGTCGCTTCCAGAAACGGAAAAAGGACCCCAGCCCCTGA
- the PCP4L1 gene encoding Purkinje cell protein 4-like protein 1 isoform X2 codes for MPGSLQLSSNESPAPSQAPGSEEKAKAENAKKVVEEEEEEIDIDLNAPETEKAALAIQGKFRRFQKRKKDPSP; via the exons CTCAGCTCCAATGAGTCAccagcccccagccaggctcctggcaGCGAGGAGAAAG CCAAAGCCGAGAACGCCAAgaaggtggtggaggaggaggaggaggagatagaCATCGACCTGAACGCGCCCGAGACTGAGAAGGCCGCGCTTGCCATCCAGGGCAAGTTCCGTCGCTTCCAGAAACGGAAAAAGGACCCCAGCCCCTGA